In the Haloarcula salinisoli genome, CCCCAGCGCCCCGAGCCAGGCTCGGCGTGTGCGTTGCATAGCTCACGCTACGCCAGCCGTCCACAAAATCTCGCGGTGAGCCCTCAGTAACCGGGTTTAGGACTGGTCACTGACCAGCCCGGCGACCAGCTCGGCCACGGCCTCGAGCTCGTCCTCGTTGACGCCGTGGCCCATCCCCTCGTAGATGCGCTCGTCCAGGTCGCCGTTCAGCAGCTCGAACGCCTCGCTCGTCTCTTTGACCCGCTCCAGCGGGATGTGCGGGTCGACGTCGCTACAGCCGACGAACACCGGCGTCCCCTCGATATCACCCTCGTAGCTCGTCGGGTCGACGGTCTCGCCGATGAGTCCGCCCGACAGCGCCACCAGCCCGCCGTATCGCCGGGGGTTGCGCGCGACGTACTCGCTGGCGAGACAGGCACCCTGGGAAAAACCGAGCAGGAGGACGCGCTCGCGGTCGATACCGGCCGCAACCGCTCGCTCGACGGCGTCGTCGACGGCCTGCAATCCGGAACTGCGCCCCGGCTCGTTGCGCTCGACGGGCGCCAGGAAAGAGTTGGGGTACCAGGTGTTGCGAGCGGCCTGGGGTGCAAGCAGCGTCACACCCTCGCGGTGGACCTCCTCGC is a window encoding:
- a CDS encoding alpha/beta hydrolase; the protein is MTDGPHQDQQLVTAGTPLDEATAALILVHGRGATARSIVQMGEEVHREGVTLLAPQAARNTWYPNSFLAPVERNEPGRSSGLQAVDDAVERAVAAGIDRERVLLLGFSQGACLASEYVARNPRRYGGLVALSGGLIGETVDPTSYEGDIEGTPVFVGCSDVDPHIPLERVKETSEAFELLNGDLDERIYEGMGHGVNEDELEAVAELVAGLVSDQS